The nucleotide window GCACGGGGCGTTCGACTATTTCCTCAAGCCGGCCGATTTCGAGGAGGTGAAGGTCGTCCTGAAGCGGGCGTTGAACATCTTCCACCTGGAGCGGGAAAACGTCGCGCGGAATGACGGGGTCGCGGCCGCCGGATTCGGGGAGATCACCGGGGAGTGCCCGCAGATGCAGCGGATCTTCGCGATGGTCCGGAAGGTGGCCGGGACCGACGCCCCGGTGCTGATCGAAGGGGAGAGCGGGACCGGGAAGGAGCTGATCGCCCGGGCGATCCATCGCTCGGCGGGGGATCCGCAGGCGAAGCCGTTCGTCGCCATCAACTGCGGGGCGATCCCCGAGAACCTGCTCGAGAGCGAACTATTCGGCCACGAGAAGGGGTCGTTCACCGGGGCGGACGCGCAGAAGAAGGGGAAGATCGAATACGCCGACGGCGGGACCCTGTTCCTTGACGAGGTGGGGGAGCTGCCGCTGCTGCTCCAGGTGAAGCTGCTCCGCTTCCTGCAGGAGCGCCAGGTGGAGCGCGTGGGGGGACGCGGCCCGATTCCCGTCACGGCGCGCGTGATCGCCGCCACGAACCGGGAGCTGAAGCGGGAGATCGCGGAGGGCCGGTTCCGGGAAGACCTCTACTACCGGCTGGGCGTGGTGAACCTGGTGGCGCCCCCGCTGCGGGACCGCGGCGACGACATCGTCGTGCTGGCGAACCATTTTTTGAAGAGCTTTGCGGCCCAGTATCAGAAGTCGATCCGGGGGTTCGGCGCCGACGCGCTGGCGGCGATGAAATCGTACTCCTGGCCGGGGAACGTGCGGGAGCTCGAGAACAAGGTGAAGCGCGCGGTCATCATGAGCGAGAAGAAGACGCTGACCCCGGCGGACCTGGACCTTGCGCCGGCGGGGGAGGAAGGGCTTGGCGACTCGTTGAAAGAGGTGCGGGAAGCCGCCGAGCGGGACCACGTGGTGAAGGTGTTGGGGAAGTGCGGATGGAACATCTCGAAGGCGGCCCAGGAGCTAGGGATCAGCCGCCCGACGCTGCACGACTTCCTGAAAAAGCATAATATAACGAAAGCGTAGGGGCTGATCGGGTCGGCGCAACGCTTATCCGACGACGGAAAAAAGAACGGGGCCGATGGGCCCCGCCTCGTTTCTACTGCCGGTAAGCGTCAACGTTCTCATGGTGGGTGTCGATGGACGTCGGGAGTGGCGTTGCATCTCACGCGACAGCATGGTACACATATTTATGTGAGAACGGCATTTACGGGGGTCGCATGCGGAAGCGGAACGTGACGTTGTCGATGCCTACGGACCTGATCCGCCGCGCAAAGGCGCTCGCCGCCGCCCGGGACAAGTCCCTGAGTGAACTCTTGAGGGAATCGCTCGAGGAAAAGATAACCGAGGCCACCGGGTATCGGCAGGCGATGGATCGGCAATTAAGGCTCCTTGCGACCGGATTCGATCTCGGGTTGCGGGGGAAGGTCGCCTGGTCCCGGGATTCGGTGCATGAAAGGGGATAAGGTTTTTCTCGACACGAACCTCCTGCTTTATGCGTACGACGCCGGGTCGCCCGCGAAGCATGCCGTTGCGGTCCGGATCCTGGAAGATCTGTGGAATAGCGGAAACGGCGTTCTCAGCACCCAGATCCTTCAGGAATTCTTCGTGGACGTCACGAAGAAGATCCCCAAGCCGTTGTCCGTCGCGGTCGGCAGGGAGATCGTCGAGGATTTCCTGAAGTGGAAGATCGTCCCCGTGGAGGGCCGGACGATCCTGCGGGCGATCGATCTTCACGAAAAGCTCAAATACGCCTTTTGGGATTCCCTCGTGATCCAGTCCGCCATCGAAGGCGGGGCCAGGTGGTTGCTCTCCGAAGACCTCGGGGACGGGCAGAGAATCGGGGCCCTGACGATCCGTAACCCGTTCCTCCACGAGTAGAAGCGGCCGACCCTGCACGACTTCCTGAAAAGCACAATATATCGAAGGATTAGGCGTTTTTGCCGGGGTGTCGACCGGCTTTACGGTTCTCCGATGGCGGGCAATATCCTGTAACACCCTGAATCAGATAAGCAAATCACTCCTCGGCTCGTTCCCTCCCGCATCAACCCCCCGCAACGGTCGGTAACCTTTTCCACCCGGTGCATGACCGAAGTTTGACAATCGCCATAATTCCTACTAGAATGTTTTGTAGGAATAATATCTATTGAAGGAGGTCGTAATGCCGACGGTGAAAGTCCTCCCCAAGGGGCAGATCACACTTCCGAAGGAGATCCGTAAGAAGCTGGATATCCGGGAAGGTGATTCATTGCTGATGGATACGGACGGTTCCTGTGCCACCATCAAGAAGGGGAAAACCATCTTCGACTTCAAGGGAGCGCTGCCGGATCTCGGCATGAGCATCGACGAGATCAGGAAGAAAGCCGTTGCAGGCGGGGTCGGAGCCGATGAATAGGGCCTTCATCGACACCAGCGTGATCCTTCGCTTTCTGGTCAAGGACGACGACCTGAAGTCCAAGGCGGTGGAAAAGCTCCTGCTGACGGCATCCGGAAGGGGAACCGCTCTTCACATTCTGCCGGTCACCATGTTGGAAATCGTCTGGGTGCTGGAAAAGGTCTACAAGTTCGGCAAGAAGGAGATCCGCGAACTGTCGGAAGCGATCATCAACACCCCGAACCTCAAGGTCGAGATGGGAGGCGTATTTCTCAAGGCCCTCAAAGCTTATGAAGAAAAGAACGTCAAGTTCGCCGATGCCGTCATGGGCTATTGGGGCTTGGAGAAGGGGATTTCCATCGCCTACTCTTACGACGAGAAGGACTTCAGGCGAATCGAAGGCCTGACGGTGAAGAAGCCGTAAGGGACGTCATCCTCACCCCCTGGAACTCCCCCGGGCCGTGCAGATACATGTGCGGGTGGAACGTCTCCAAAGCGGCCCAGGAGCCGGGGATCAGCAGGGCGACCCTGCGCGACTTCACAAAATAAAGCGTGTAATATCAATCGATTAGGCATCGTCGGCGGGGTGTCGGGCCGCTTTACAGTATTCCGATGGCTGGAAATATCTTGTAACAACCTGAACTGGATAAACAAATCCCTCCGCGGATCGTTCCCTCCTGTTTCACCCCCCCGCAACTGTCGGAATACTTTACAACCCGGAGCACGGTATTGCTGCCATGGGAATTGCGATTTCTTGAGTGAGGGTGCTAAAGGTATGAATTCCATTTGAAAATAGATGGATACAGCTTGCATCGAATTCCGGCGATTCTGGCGTCGCATGGTATGTTCCTTGCTAACATAGCGGCAACAGGATGGTGCTATCAGCGTATCGTTTTATTGAATATAGGGTTTATTAACCGGGTGAAGGAAGGGGGAAAGGGATGAAACGGTTCGGAATGTGGATGTTGCCTGCCTTGGTCACGCTCGCCGCGGTTCTGGTGTTTACCACGCCGCCAGCGAATGCGACGGCGGTCCTGTTCTTGGACGATAGAGTGGGTAACACCAAGACCATTACGGATGGAGGGGTAGGTGATATACTTGCTTCTTCTGGTGCTGTTGGTTACACAGGTGCCCTTGGTTCGTGGATTGTGACCGTTACGGTCGGCCAAACATATCCAGCTTTAGGCACACCAGGAACTCCTCAATTAGCATTAAATGTTTATGGGTTGGCTACGGATGCAGCAGATCTTACAGTTAAGTTTAGTGAATCCGGTTTCACTAGTTATGGTTTGAATAATATTAATTATTATTCTGCTTCCACTTTAGAGGG belongs to Deltaproteobacteria bacterium CG2_30_66_27 and includes:
- a CDS encoding CopG family transcriptional regulator; this translates as MRKRNVTLSMPTDLIRRAKALAAARDKSLSELLRESLEEKITEATGYRQAMDRQLRLLATGFDLGLRGKVAWSRDSVHERG